In Streptomyces sp. NBC_01408, one DNA window encodes the following:
- a CDS encoding maleylpyruvate isomerase family mycothiol-dependent enzyme, which translates to MAPKTRTYDPARTRKAVLAQFGHVADALRGLDEERLARPAQLGDWTVRDLAEHLAWAVGSLAGAAARPAAARAEVTVQTWPFATGPIAGKIADAHRAADERPGRSGEPLGALYERTGARLAELLDVLPGGHLLPLWIGGMTVADFLVTRTVELVVHTDDLNRAAGLDIPVDRQALAACTRVLADALAVKAPGASVEVRVPPFAVVQCVEGPRHTRGTPPNVVETDPLTWIRLATGRSGWAESLSEARVRASGERADLSALLPLMS; encoded by the coding sequence ATGGCACCCAAGACCCGCACCTACGACCCGGCCAGGACCCGCAAGGCCGTCCTGGCCCAGTTCGGCCATGTCGCCGACGCACTGCGCGGGTTGGACGAGGAGCGCCTGGCGCGCCCCGCGCAGCTGGGCGACTGGACCGTACGGGACCTGGCGGAGCACCTGGCGTGGGCGGTCGGCTCGCTCGCCGGAGCCGCCGCCCGCCCGGCCGCCGCGCGCGCGGAAGTGACCGTACAGACCTGGCCGTTCGCGACCGGGCCGATCGCCGGGAAGATCGCCGACGCGCACCGTGCGGCGGACGAGCGGCCCGGCCGGTCCGGGGAACCGCTCGGCGCGCTGTACGAGCGGACCGGCGCCCGGCTCGCCGAGCTGCTGGACGTCCTGCCCGGCGGGCACCTGCTGCCGCTGTGGATCGGCGGGATGACCGTCGCCGACTTCCTGGTCACCCGGACCGTGGAGCTCGTCGTCCACACCGACGACCTGAACCGGGCCGCGGGGCTGGACATCCCCGTCGACCGGCAGGCCCTCGCCGCCTGCACCCGGGTTCTCGCGGACGCCCTGGCGGTCAAGGCGCCGGGTGCCTCGGTGGAGGTACGGGTGCCCCCGTTCGCGGTGGTCCAGTGCGTCGAGGGGCCCCGGCACACCCGGGGCACCCCGCCCAACGTGGTGGAGACCGACCCGCTGACCTGGATCAGGCTGGCCACGGGCCGCAGCGGCTGGGCGGAGTCCCTCTCGGAGGCGCGGGTGCGGGCCAGCGGGGAGCGGGCCGACCTGTCGGCGCTGCTCCCGCTGATGAGCTGA
- the purL gene encoding phosphoribosylformylglycinamidine synthase subunit PurL → MSLDTVKNASETPDAAQPWKELGLKEDEYARIREILGRRPTGAELAMYSVMWSEHCSYKSSKVHLKQFGEKVPQNDAMLVGIGENAGVVDVGQGYAVTFKVESHNHPSYIEPYQGAATGIGGIVRDILAMGARPVAVVDPLRFGAADHPDTKRVLPGVVAGIGGYGNCLGLPNIGGEVVFDACYQGNPLVNAGCIGVMKHEDIHLAKASGPGNKVILYGARTGGDGIGGVSVLASETFDDTKPTKRPAVQVGDPFQEKLLIECTLEIFKEKLVAGIQDLGGAGLSCATSELASAGSGGMRVELDTVPLRDATLSPEEILMSESQERMCAIVEPQYVERFMEICEKWDVIATVIGEVTEGERLEIFWHGEQIVDVPPGTVAHEGPVYHRPYARPSWQDALQADDAGKLPRPQTSEELRAQVLALVSSPNQASKSWVTDQYDRFVQGNTVLSQPEDAGMVRIDAESNLGVAMATDGNGRFAKLDPYTGAQLALAESYRNVAATGAKPLAISDCLNFGSPEDPDVMWQFAEACRGLADGCLELGTPVTGGNVSLYNQTGDTAIHPTPVVAVLGVIDDVNRRTPMAFSEAGQLLYLLGDTSEEFGGSAWSQVVHDHLGGMPPKVDLGREKLLGEILISASRDGMIDAAHDLSDGGVIQALTESCLRGGNGARIVVPEGLDTFTFLFSESAGRAIVAVPRSEELRFTDMCGARGLPAARIGVVDGEEIEIQGEFTLPLAELRTAHEATIPALLA, encoded by the coding sequence AAGAACGCCAGCGAGACCCCGGACGCCGCGCAGCCCTGGAAGGAGCTCGGCCTCAAGGAGGACGAGTACGCGCGCATCCGGGAGATCCTCGGCCGCCGCCCGACCGGCGCCGAGCTCGCCATGTACTCGGTCATGTGGTCCGAGCACTGCTCGTACAAGAGCAGCAAGGTCCACCTGAAGCAGTTCGGCGAGAAGGTCCCGCAGAACGACGCCATGCTCGTCGGCATCGGCGAGAACGCCGGCGTCGTCGACGTCGGCCAGGGCTACGCGGTCACCTTCAAGGTGGAGTCGCACAACCACCCCTCGTACATCGAGCCCTACCAGGGCGCGGCCACCGGCATCGGCGGCATCGTCCGCGACATCCTCGCGATGGGCGCCCGCCCGGTCGCGGTCGTGGACCCGCTGCGCTTCGGCGCGGCCGACCACCCCGACACCAAGCGCGTCCTGCCGGGCGTGGTCGCGGGCATCGGCGGCTACGGCAACTGCCTGGGCCTGCCCAACATCGGCGGCGAGGTCGTCTTCGACGCCTGCTACCAGGGCAACCCGCTGGTCAACGCCGGCTGCATCGGCGTGATGAAGCACGAGGACATCCACCTCGCCAAGGCCTCCGGCCCCGGTAACAAGGTCATCCTCTACGGCGCCCGCACCGGCGGCGACGGCATCGGCGGCGTCTCGGTCCTCGCCTCGGAGACCTTCGACGACACCAAGCCGACCAAGCGCCCCGCGGTGCAGGTGGGCGACCCCTTCCAGGAGAAGCTCCTCATCGAGTGCACCCTGGAGATCTTCAAGGAGAAGCTGGTCGCCGGCATCCAGGACCTCGGCGGCGCCGGGCTCTCCTGCGCCACGAGCGAGCTGGCCTCGGCCGGTTCCGGCGGCATGCGCGTCGAGCTGGACACCGTCCCGCTGCGCGACGCGACGCTCTCGCCCGAGGAGATCCTCATGAGCGAGTCGCAGGAGCGCATGTGCGCGATCGTGGAGCCGCAGTACGTCGAGCGCTTCATGGAGATCTGCGAGAAGTGGGACGTCATCGCCACCGTCATCGGTGAGGTGACCGAGGGCGAGCGCCTGGAGATCTTCTGGCACGGCGAGCAGATCGTGGACGTGCCCCCGGGCACCGTCGCCCACGAGGGCCCCGTCTACCACCGCCCCTACGCGCGCCCCTCCTGGCAGGACGCGCTCCAGGCGGACGACGCCGGCAAGCTGCCGCGCCCGCAGACCTCCGAGGAGCTGCGCGCGCAGGTCCTCGCGCTGGTCTCCTCCCCGAACCAGGCCTCCAAGTCCTGGGTCACCGACCAGTACGACCGCTTCGTGCAGGGCAACACCGTGCTCTCGCAGCCCGAGGACGCGGGCATGGTCCGCATCGACGCGGAGTCGAACCTCGGCGTGGCCATGGCCACCGACGGCAACGGCCGCTTCGCCAAGCTCGACCCGTACACGGGCGCGCAGCTGGCGCTGGCGGAGTCCTACCGCAACGTGGCGGCGACCGGCGCCAAGCCGCTCGCGATCTCCGACTGCCTGAACTTCGGGTCCCCCGAAGACCCGGACGTCATGTGGCAGTTCGCCGAGGCCTGCCGCGGTCTCGCCGACGGCTGCCTGGAGCTGGGCACCCCGGTGACCGGCGGCAACGTCTCGCTCTACAACCAGACCGGCGACACCGCCATCCACCCGACCCCGGTCGTGGCGGTCCTCGGTGTGATCGACGACGTCAACCGCCGTACGCCGATGGCGTTCTCGGAGGCCGGCCAGCTGCTCTACCTGCTGGGCGACACGTCCGAGGAGTTCGGCGGCTCGGCCTGGTCCCAGGTCGTCCACGACCACCTCGGCGGCATGCCGCCCAAGGTGGACCTGGGCCGCGAGAAGCTGCTCGGCGAGATCCTGATCTCCGCCTCGCGCGACGGCATGATCGACGCCGCGCACGACCTCTCCGACGGCGGCGTGATCCAGGCGCTCACCGAGTCCTGCCTGCGCGGCGGCAACGGTGCCCGGATCGTGGTGCCCGAGGGCCTGGACACCTTCACCTTCCTGTTCTCCGAGTCCGCGGGCCGCGCCATCGTGGCCGTCCCGCGCAGCGAGGAGCTCCGCTTCACCGACATGTGCGGTGCGCGGGGCCTGCCGGCCGCCCGCATCGGCGTGGTGGACGGCGAGGAGATCGAGATCCAGGGCGAGTTCACCCTCCCGCTGGCCGAACTCCGCACGGCACACGAGGCGACGATCCCGGCCCTGCTGGCCTGA